The following are from one region of the Hymenobacter sp. YIM 151858-1 genome:
- a CDS encoding OmpH family outer membrane protein — protein sequence MKRLLLALPLLWLALMPGLARAQKFGYIDSEFIMSKMPAYAQAQQELNTMSQNWQKDIEAQKKDLDRLYRTYQAEEVLLTEPMKKKRQDEILKKEQDIKAYQNKVFGYEGQLFKKRQELTKPVQDQVFEAVEKVAKKKQLAIIFDKSGDLTMLYTNPAHDYTEFVLEELGLASEERNQPAAKGPVRTVEKPATPGGAADDAEFEDQRPAAKPAQPAKGKQSVRSGARNN from the coding sequence ATGAAACGACTATTGCTTGCGCTGCCCCTGTTGTGGCTGGCGCTGATGCCCGGCCTGGCCCGGGCTCAAAAGTTCGGTTACATCGACTCGGAGTTCATCATGAGCAAGATGCCCGCCTACGCGCAGGCACAGCAAGAGCTCAACACCATGTCGCAGAACTGGCAGAAGGACATCGAGGCCCAGAAAAAGGACCTCGACCGGTTGTACCGCACCTACCAGGCCGAGGAGGTGTTGCTAACCGAGCCGATGAAGAAGAAGCGCCAGGATGAAATCCTGAAAAAGGAGCAAGACATCAAGGCGTACCAGAATAAAGTGTTTGGTTACGAAGGCCAGCTGTTTAAAAAGCGGCAGGAGCTGACCAAGCCGGTTCAGGATCAAGTGTTCGAAGCGGTGGAGAAAGTGGCCAAGAAAAAGCAACTGGCCATTATTTTCGACAAGTCGGGCGACCTGACCATGCTTTACACCAACCCCGCGCACGACTACACGGAATTTGTGCTCGAAGAATTGGGTTTAGCGTCTGAGGAGCGTAACCAGCCCGCGGCCAAAGGCCCGGTACGCACCGTGGAAAAACCGGCTACCCCCGGCGGTGCAGCCGACGATGCCGAGTTTGAGGACCAGCGCCCGGCCGCCAAACCCGCCCAGCCGGCCAAGGGCAAGCAGTCCGTCCGCTCGGGTGCCCGGAATAATTAA
- a CDS encoding OmpH family outer membrane protein, translating to MTLTRKFRLVLAAAALTLAAAPATLAQTAPATASASLKIGYTNVDYVLSQMPESRQIESQLKDYSTQLENQLKTKYQDYQTKAEAYQKGAATMSDPVRADKEKELTNLQQSIQEFQRNAETSVQQKQQQLLKPVYDKLQKTIDVVADKNGYTYVFNSDAGFGTTPILLHGPKDGDISDLVLKEMGVTPGQNNQAAASAKPASTTPATPAAQPAGNSKTKVKKK from the coding sequence ATGACCCTGACCCGCAAGTTTCGCCTCGTGTTGGCCGCCGCAGCCCTTACGCTGGCTGCCGCTCCTGCCACCCTGGCTCAGACTGCTCCGGCCACTGCGTCGGCTTCGCTTAAAATCGGCTACACCAACGTTGATTACGTGTTGAGCCAGATGCCCGAGAGCCGTCAGATCGAATCGCAGCTGAAGGACTACAGCACCCAGTTGGAAAACCAGCTGAAGACCAAGTACCAGGACTACCAGACGAAGGCCGAAGCCTACCAGAAAGGTGCCGCTACGATGTCGGACCCGGTGCGTGCCGATAAAGAAAAGGAGCTGACTAACCTGCAGCAGTCCATCCAGGAGTTTCAGCGCAACGCCGAGACGTCGGTGCAGCAAAAGCAACAGCAACTGCTGAAGCCCGTGTACGACAAGCTGCAGAAGACCATTGACGTAGTAGCCGACAAGAACGGCTACACCTACGTGTTCAACTCCGATGCCGGCTTTGGCACTACGCCCATTCTGCTGCACGGCCCGAAAGATGGCGACATCTCGGATTTGGTGCTGAAGGAAATGGGTGTGACGCCCGGCCAAAACAACCAAGCTGCTGCCTCGGCTAAGCCTGCCAGCACCACGCCTGCTACGCCGGCCGCTCAGCCTGCTGGCAATAGCAAAACCAAGGTCAAGAAGAAGTAA